The nucleotide sequence AAGCACAAGGCGACCCCATGCTACCATTACTTGTGCAACGGCAGCACATAATCGGGAGCCTGTGCAAAGTTGTCGCAGCGTCCCACAAACCATGCACGCCATAACGTGCGGATTTCCGCTCCGGACGCCGCGACACAAAAAATTCATTGGTTACGCGCGGTTGGCAATATTAATCAAAAAGCATGAAAATCTTGAACGATGTTGAAATGACGCAACGCAATGTGCTAACAGTGACTCGGCGTTCATCAGTTTGTTGTGATGGCGCGTGTGTAATCTCGAGTATATGCAGCCCATATTTTTCGGGCTGTGGTTATGTGAGGTAAGTGTTTTGACTGCTCATTTTTCAACCTCGGCCGAGGCTTCTAGCCCTGTGTCCGGGGCAGATTCCCGGCATTCTGTTTATCGGAAGATCGGCAAGCGTGCTCTCGATATACTCTTTGTTGTTTTCGTTTCCCCACTACTGATCCCGGCGATTCTATTGCTTGCGCTCTGCGTTGCGCTGGATGGAGGCAATCCCTTCTATATTCAGCGTCGCATAGGCCGAAACGGCAAAGAATTCCGAATGGTGAAGCTGCGTTCCATGACCGTGAACGCCGAAGAAAAGCTGATCAGTTATCTGGCCAGCAACCCTGAGGCCAATCGTGAATGGGCCCTCACTCAGAAGCTGCGGGATGACCCCCGTATTACCAGACTGGGTCGTTTGATGCGTAAGACCTCGCTCGACGAACTTCCTCAGTTCTGGAATGTGCTGAAGGGCGACATGAGTGTCGTTGGCCCTCGACCGATGATGGTTGCTCAGCGTGACCTGTACCCCGGCCAGTGCTATTTCGCGTTACGGCCCGGGATTACGGGATACTGGCAGGTCGGTGATCGCAACAACACCTCTTTCGCGGCCCGCGCACGGTTCGATTCCGATTACTACAACGATATTTCGTTCGCGACAGATACGCGTGTCATCGCAAGAACGCTTGGTGTCGTATTTCAGGGAACCGGCATCTAAAAGCCCGCGAAACACACTGTTCAGAACGGCCGCATAAATTGCGGCCGTTCCTATTTTCGGGTTAGGAAGAGTCCACAAGCCCGCGCTATATGAAGACGGCATCTCGCCTGATCGGAGTTATCCATGACCCTCAAGAAGTTCACGATTGCGGCCCTTCTTTCGCTATCCGTCGCCGGTTTGGCCGGCTGCGAATCTTCGGATAAGAAAGCAGAACGCCTTTATCAGGAAAGCGTCGAGCTTGCAGAAGAGGGTCAGGTAGAGAAGGCTATCGTCAATCTGAAATCGGTTTTTGATCTGAACGGCCAGCATGAAGCCGCACGGATGCTTTATGCCGACCTGAATCGGGGGAAAGGCGACCTGCAAGAGGCCTATCGCCACTATCTTCTGCTGACTGAACAGTATCCAGAGAACCTTGATGCGCGCATCAAGCTCGCGGAAATGGCGATGCCAATCGGCGAATGGGAAGAGGTCAAGCGCCACGCAACTGCGGCCGCAAAGATGGCACCAGACAACGCTACCGTTCGTGCCATACTGAACGCCACTAGGTATCGCGATCTATCCACCGGAACAGCCGATCCACAGGAACTGCAGGCGGTTGTGGATGACGCCAAACTCCTGTCGGATAAGAATCCGGAGGACCTGATTTCACGTCGTATCCTGATAGACTACTATTCACGACAGGGGGAATTCGATCAGGCGCTGGTCGTTCTGGATGATGCCCTGGCTCTTGAGCCCGATAATGCCGATCTGAACCGAGCCAAGCTCAGTTTGCTCGTTCAAAGTGACAATCTGGCGGGGCTGGGCGATCAGTTGAAAACGATGGTTGCTCGGTTCCCTGACGACGCTGAATCACGCTCGGCACTGGTGCGGTGGTATCTGATCCAGAACGATATTGACGGTGCGGAACAATTCATCCGCGACCTCGTAGAAGATGGGGGTGACGATATCCCCCCGCGCGTTTCGCTCGTCCAGTTCCTGCAATCGGTCCGAGGCCCGGAGGCTGCACTCGCGGAAATCGACAAACAGATCAGTGAAGGCGTCGACAGCGCTTTGTTCCGGTCGTTACGTGCAAGTATCTGGTTCGATCAGGGGAAGCGCGACAATGCCATCGCCGAAATGGAAAGCATTCTGGACGGTGCCGAAACGAATGACCAGACGAACAACCTGAAAGTGACTCTGGCCCGCATGCAGCTGGCCGTCGGCGACGAGACCGCTGCGGATGCGCTGATCTCCGACGTTCTTGAAGCCGACGCCCAGAACGTGGGGGCGCTCAAGGTGCGCGCTGATCGGTTGATCGAACAGGACAAAGTACGTGACGCGGTCTTAGCCCTTCGTACCGCGCTGGACCAGGATCCGGATGATGTCGAAGCACTGACATTGCTTGCCAAAGCCTACGAGCGTGACGGGAACCGAGAGCTTGTGGGGGAAAGCCTGTCGCTTGCCGTCGATGCCTCAAAGAACGCACCTGAAGAAAGTCTGCGATACGCCGAGTTTCTGAAGGCGGATGAGCACTTCGTTCGCGCCGAGACGGTCCTGATCAACGCGCTGCAACTCGCTCCGGCCAATGTCGGCGTGCTGCGCTCCCTGGGCCAGACCTATCTGCAAATGGAGGACTGGTCGCGCGCGCGGCAGGTGTCGGAAACATTGAGGAATCTGAAAAACCAAGAGGCCACAGCAGTGGCTTCCGCGCTGGACGATGCCATCCTTCAATCCACCGGAGATTCTGAGGAAAGCATCTCCCTGCTACAATCGCTGGTCGCTGAGGGTTCTGCCGGCACCGCGGCACGCGCGGAAGTCGTTCGCCGCCATCTCGCCAGGAATGATTTGGAAGCCGCCCGGTCCTATATGGATCAATCACTGGCGGAAACAGACGACCCTGATGCCAAGCGCGATCTGCAATACCTCAACGCCGCCTTGCTGAGCGTCGAGGGAAACCCGGATGGCGCCGAAGCTATCTACCGCGACCTGTTGGCACAAAATGATCAGGCCGAAGCGGTGTGGCGGAGCCTTGCTCTGCTTAAGATCAATCGCGGCCAATTGGATGAGGCGCAGCAGATTGTCACGGACGGCATCGCGGCCAACGAGAATTCTGCCACGTTGAAATGGCTTGACGCCAGCCTTGCCGAACGCACCGGTGACTATGACCGCGCCATCGCGATCTACGAGGATCTTTATGCTGCGGATTCAGGCTCTGCATTGATCGCCAACAACCTCGCCAGCATGATCACCACTTACTACGACGATCAGGAACATCTGGAACGTGCATTCGTCGTGGCCCGCCGCCTGCGCGGCACGGATGTGCCCGCTTTTCAGGACACCTATGGCTGGATCGCGTTCCGCCTGGGCAACATAGACGAGGCCCTGGAATATCTGGAATCCGCAGCCGAAGGCATGCCCAGAAATCCATCCGTGCAGTATCATCTGGGCAAGGTTTACGCGGCCAAGGGACGTACCGACGAAGCTCGCAACCAATTTGAACGGGCCGTTGAGCTTTGGGGCGACACCGACGTTCCGGAAGCTCAAGACGCACGCCAGCAGCTAACATCGCCCGAGCCAGCGCCGGAAGCGAAGAGCAAACAGCAGTAAGCTGCATCTGTTGCAGGGAAAATACGTGTCTGCTGAAAAACACCTCTTCGGTGCCATCACGCTTCCAGCAAGGCTTGGAGTTGGACTAGTCTGTGTTCAAAGCCAGTGACAATGGCGTCCAAGAGACAACGAGGAACAGGTTTATGCGTATTCTTCTAGGTATTTTCGCCCTGCTGATGTCCGTTGGCATCGCCGCCGCGCAAGGCTATTCGATCAAATCCGGCGACGTTCTGACGGTCGAGGTGCTTGAGGATTCAAGCCTGAACCGCAACGTCCTCGTCCTGCCCGACGGCAGTTTTTCCTTTCCCTATGCGGGCACGGTCAGCGCGGGCGGACGGACGCTCGATCAAGTCCAAGCCAACCTGCGTACTGCGCTAGCACCGAATTTCGCGACCACGCCCACCGTGTTCGTCTCTCTGAACCAACTCGCGCCGGCCACCGCAACTGGCGAAGTTCAGGCAGATCTGGTTACTGTCTACTTCCTGGGTGAAGTGCAGAGCCCCGGCCCGAAGCAGTTCGAACCCGGTATCAGCTTCCTGCAGGCACTCTCTGGCGCCGGGGGGTTCACCGCTTTCGCTGCGCAAAAGCGCGTCCAGCTGCGCCGCACGGATCAATCGGGACAGGAACATGTGTACAAGTTCAACCTTCGCGCAATCGGCGATGGCGCCACAATCGGCGGCAACACCACCTTGCGGGACGGTGACGTCATTCTGGTGCCCGAGCGCCGTCTGTTCGAGTAATCGAGACCGCACGTGAAACGTACGCTGCTCGTCATCGCGACGGTCATCCCAACTGTTAGTGCAGTGGGTGTTCCGTTCCTTTTCGCTCAGGAGCGGACCGAGAAATCCGCCTATATCTCATCCTCCATCGAAGCCAATGACAACTACGACCTGCGTGAGGACTCGGCCGGAGACGCACTGATCTGGAACAACTCTCTGGGCGCCGCACTGTTCAGTCGCACCCGCACGGATCTTCTGGATTTCCGCGTTGATGGCACGCTTCGCGCTTCCGACCTACCGGTTCAAGGGCAGGAGGCGGAATTCGATGATCCGCGACTACGGTTTAATTTCAGCCGCAATGTCGACGATAACGCTATTGACGCCAACCTGTTCTATCGCCGCGTTGATGTGGACTTCTTCGATCCGCTGAGTTCCATCGACGACGATGGCAACTTCGACGACACTCAGGGCGACGGCTACCGCGAGGAACTGCGCGCAGGCGCCGGGGTTGCACTGAACTCGGACGGGCCACTCAGCTTTGCGCTGAACGGCAACACCCGCCGAGTGAACTATGTGGACACGACCGACCCGGATCTGTCCGACTACACATCAGGCGCCCTGAACACGGAGTTCGGCTTTCGGTTGAACCCTATCTTCACGGCAACTCTTGGTGGCGGCTACAGCCAGCGTGAATACGACGATCCATCTAAAACCGACCGGGAATCCGCCACGGCCGATCTGGGATTCAACGCGACGATCAATCCGACGCTGCGCGCGCAGTTCCGTCTCGGCTACTCACAAGTAGACAGCACGGCGAATGGCAACGACAGCACCGAGGAAGGCCTTGTCGGCAGCCTGAACCTGCAGCGCGAGGTCAAGAATGGCACAATCCGCTTGGGTTTTACGTCGGATCTCGACGAAAATGGCACCCGCAACCGTGTGTTCGTCGGGCGCGATGTAACTTTCCGTAACGGCGCATCCTTCGATAGCTGGATCGGGGCGTCCGCAAACGACACGACCGACATCGAACCGGTGGGGGCCATCAGCTATACTCACACACTACCTCTATCCGAGGTGACATTGGGGCTGAACCAGAACGCCACCGTGGATGACGAATCCCGCAACGTTCTGAACACGAGCCTCTTTGCCAGCTATTCGCGCGTGTTGACCAAGGTATCGTCAGTCGGGCTGGATGTTTCGGCGGGCCGGACAATCTACGAAAACTCGGACCAAGATACGAAGGAACGTCTGTCGATTTCAACCAGCTATTCCCATTCACTGACGCGAGAGTGGGACATTACCGGGGGCTACCGCTACAAGTTTCGAGACAGCGGGGATGACGACGACGCGCAATCCAACGCGCTGTTCCTTACACTGACGCGAAGCTTCGAGAGCAGCCGTTAAGTCTACACCCTAACGTGACCGACTATGGGTGCCTTTAGGGAAAAAATTCTTTATAAAGGCGTGGATTGGTTTGCCGATTCCTTTTGCTGTTGACTGTGAAATGACATGAGTGCCACGACCCAACCCAGCCTTGCGGGGATTACCCTGAATCCGCTAGGTTTTCCTTCCTTCATCCTGCTGCTGCTCGTCTCGATCCCGTTGTTCGCCTCGGGGTTCGTCGAACTTGCTCAGGCCTGGCTGACGCCCGAATACAGCCATGGGCCGCTGATACCCGTTATTTCGCTCTATCTGTTCCTACGTGAGTTGCGTCAAAGCCCACCGTTGGAAGACAACGTGACAGACCGCTGGCCAGGTGTCTTCGTCATCTTGCTAGCATTGACGGGTGCGCTGATCGGCAATCTCGTCGAAATTGGGGACATCGTCGCCTATTCCTTCATCGTCTGGGTGATGGGCGTCGTGCTGGTCACCTTCGGCTGGAAGCGCGGCATCACTCATTGGGCGCCGGTGCTGCACCTGGTCTTCATGTTGCCGCTACCGCAGTTCCTGTACTGGAAACTGTCGATCCTACTGCAAGGCATCTCTTCGGAAATCGGTGTCTGGATCGTTAAACTGGCGAACATCCCGGTGCATCTGGATGGCAACATCATCGACCTTGGCGTGTATCAACTGCAGGTCGCGGAAGCCTGCTCCGGTCTACGTTACCTATTTCCGATCCTGAGCTTCAGCTACCTGTTCTCAATCCTGTATCGCGGGCCATTCTGGCACAAAGCGGTGCTGCTCCTGTCGGCCGCGCCAATCACTGTTCTGATGAACTCCGTGCGCATCGGAATCATCGGGGTTCTGGTCAACTTCTACGGAATCGAGCAGGCTGAAGGCTTCCTTCATTTTTTCGAAGGCTGGGTCATCTTTCTCGCTTGCGTCGCAATCCTGTTCGGTATGGCAATCGCGCTGCAACGTCTGACGTCCAATCCAAAACCTCTGTCGGAAGCGATCGACCTGGACACGGCGGGCATGCCCCGCGAAGCCGCGCGGGTCTTCGGCATCCGCCCATCCTTTGCGCTGGCTACGGCGACCGTGCTGACGGCGGCGATCTCGCTGGGCTGGTACAACTTCCCGACACCGCCCACCCAGACACCGGATCGCAGCCCATTCTTGCTCTTTCCCCGTGAGATCGGTGGCAGGTACGGATCATTCGAGTCGCTCACACCGGACGTAGAAGCCACGCTGGGCGCCGACGACTATGTCAGCGCGACGTATAAAAGCGCTGCGGAACCGGCTGTTAACATATTCGTCGCCTATTACGACGACCAAACGTCCGGCGGCGGCATCCATTCACCGGAAGTCTGCTTGCCCGTCGGTGGCTGGGAGGTGTTCAGCCTGGAACCCTACAACGTCGACATGACCGGGACCGGGTACGGCACTTTTCAGGTTAACCGCGCGGTGATCCAGCAAGGGCTGTCCAAACAACTGGTCTATTACTGGTTCGAGCAACGCGGAAAGCATATGACCAACGACTTCGCGGCCAAGCTGGCAGTGGTCAAGGACAGCTACCTGATGGGACGTAAGGACGGGGCGATGGTGCGCTTCATTACGCCGCTGGGCGAGAACGACCCCAACGCAGATGAACGGCTTCAGGATTTCATGCGCGATGCGCTGGAAGTCCTGCCGACCTATGTGCCATTATGACGACGTAACCAACTGCGACCGTCAGGAGCTTCCTTGATCCGACAGCCAGCCCGCTCCGCCCGTACTAGTGGGCGCGAGCCTATCTTCAACAATGTGCCAGCGGTTGTGCTATGGTTGCTCGTGGCCAATCTGGCCGTCGAGTTCATCCTGCAACTGTCTCAATGGCAGGTGGGTTTTCCGACACTCCGAAACCGCGTCTATGAGTACGGTGCCTTCTGGTCCATTCTGCTACATGGCAGCCATCCGGTCTTCCCATTGCAACCGGTGACGATGTTTTTCACCTACGCGTTTCTTCATGGCGGGCTTCTGCATCTTGGCGTAAACATGATCGCGCTGCTCAGTTTCGGACGCGCTATTGTCCGGAAGGCGGGAACTCTACGTTTTCTGGTCGCCTATTTTCTAACATCGGTCGCCGGTGCAGCCTGTTACGGGCTTCTGGTAAAGAATCCAGCACCCATGGTCGGCGCATCCGGGGCACTGTTTGGGCTGGCAGGCCTCTGGATCTGCTGGAACTGGTTGAACCTGCGCA is from Qingshengfaniella alkalisoli and encodes:
- a CDS encoding sugar transferase, whose protein sequence is MQPIFFGLWLCEVSVLTAHFSTSAEASSPVSGADSRHSVYRKIGKRALDILFVVFVSPLLIPAILLLALCVALDGGNPFYIQRRIGRNGKEFRMVKLRSMTVNAEEKLISYLASNPEANREWALTQKLRDDPRITRLGRLMRKTSLDELPQFWNVLKGDMSVVGPRPMMVAQRDLYPGQCYFALRPGITGYWQVGDRNNTSFAARARFDSDYYNDISFATDTRVIARTLGVVFQGTGI
- a CDS encoding tetratricopeptide repeat protein translates to MTLKKFTIAALLSLSVAGLAGCESSDKKAERLYQESVELAEEGQVEKAIVNLKSVFDLNGQHEAARMLYADLNRGKGDLQEAYRHYLLLTEQYPENLDARIKLAEMAMPIGEWEEVKRHATAAAKMAPDNATVRAILNATRYRDLSTGTADPQELQAVVDDAKLLSDKNPEDLISRRILIDYYSRQGEFDQALVVLDDALALEPDNADLNRAKLSLLVQSDNLAGLGDQLKTMVARFPDDAESRSALVRWYLIQNDIDGAEQFIRDLVEDGGDDIPPRVSLVQFLQSVRGPEAALAEIDKQISEGVDSALFRSLRASIWFDQGKRDNAIAEMESILDGAETNDQTNNLKVTLARMQLAVGDETAADALISDVLEADAQNVGALKVRADRLIEQDKVRDAVLALRTALDQDPDDVEALTLLAKAYERDGNRELVGESLSLAVDASKNAPEESLRYAEFLKADEHFVRAETVLINALQLAPANVGVLRSLGQTYLQMEDWSRARQVSETLRNLKNQEATAVASALDDAILQSTGDSEESISLLQSLVAEGSAGTAARAEVVRRHLARNDLEAARSYMDQSLAETDDPDAKRDLQYLNAALLSVEGNPDGAEAIYRDLLAQNDQAEAVWRSLALLKINRGQLDEAQQIVTDGIAANENSATLKWLDASLAERTGDYDRAIAIYEDLYAADSGSALIANNLASMITTYYDDQEHLERAFVVARRLRGTDVPAFQDTYGWIAFRLGNIDEALEYLESAAEGMPRNPSVQYHLGKVYAAKGRTDEARNQFERAVELWGDTDVPEAQDARQQLTSPEPAPEAKSKQQ
- a CDS encoding polysaccharide biosynthesis/export family protein; its protein translation is MRILLGIFALLMSVGIAAAQGYSIKSGDVLTVEVLEDSSLNRNVLVLPDGSFSFPYAGTVSAGGRTLDQVQANLRTALAPNFATTPTVFVSLNQLAPATATGEVQADLVTVYFLGEVQSPGPKQFEPGISFLQALSGAGGFTAFAAQKRVQLRRTDQSGQEHVYKFNLRAIGDGATIGGNTTLRDGDVILVPERRLFE
- a CDS encoding outer membrane beta-barrel protein — its product is MKRTLLVIATVIPTVSAVGVPFLFAQERTEKSAYISSSIEANDNYDLREDSAGDALIWNNSLGAALFSRTRTDLLDFRVDGTLRASDLPVQGQEAEFDDPRLRFNFSRNVDDNAIDANLFYRRVDVDFFDPLSSIDDDGNFDDTQGDGYREELRAGAGVALNSDGPLSFALNGNTRRVNYVDTTDPDLSDYTSGALNTEFGFRLNPIFTATLGGGYSQREYDDPSKTDRESATADLGFNATINPTLRAQFRLGYSQVDSTANGNDSTEEGLVGSLNLQREVKNGTIRLGFTSDLDENGTRNRVFVGRDVTFRNGASFDSWIGASANDTTDIEPVGAISYTHTLPLSEVTLGLNQNATVDDESRNVLNTSLFASYSRVLTKVSSVGLDVSAGRTIYENSDQDTKERLSISTSYSHSLTREWDITGGYRYKFRDSGDDDDAQSNALFLTLTRSFESSR
- the xrtD gene encoding VPLPA-CTERM-specific exosortase XrtD, with product MSATTQPSLAGITLNPLGFPSFILLLLVSIPLFASGFVELAQAWLTPEYSHGPLIPVISLYLFLRELRQSPPLEDNVTDRWPGVFVILLALTGALIGNLVEIGDIVAYSFIVWVMGVVLVTFGWKRGITHWAPVLHLVFMLPLPQFLYWKLSILLQGISSEIGVWIVKLANIPVHLDGNIIDLGVYQLQVAEACSGLRYLFPILSFSYLFSILYRGPFWHKAVLLLSAAPITVLMNSVRIGIIGVLVNFYGIEQAEGFLHFFEGWVIFLACVAILFGMAIALQRLTSNPKPLSEAIDLDTAGMPREAARVFGIRPSFALATATVLTAAISLGWYNFPTPPTQTPDRSPFLLFPREIGGRYGSFESLTPDVEATLGADDYVSATYKSAAEPAVNIFVAYYDDQTSGGGIHSPEVCLPVGGWEVFSLEPYNVDMTGTGYGTFQVNRAVIQQGLSKQLVYYWFEQRGKHMTNDFAAKLAVVKDSYLMGRKDGAMVRFITPLGENDPNADERLQDFMRDALEVLPTYVPL
- a CDS encoding rhomboid family intramembrane serine protease, whose amino-acid sequence is MIRQPARSARTSGREPIFNNVPAVVLWLLVANLAVEFILQLSQWQVGFPTLRNRVYEYGAFWSILLHGSHPVFPLQPVTMFFTYAFLHGGLLHLGVNMIALLSFGRAIVRKAGTLRFLVAYFLTSVAGAACYGLLVKNPAPMVGASGALFGLAGLWICWNWLNLRSRGQSTRAIRRVLIYLVAYNVVFYFLLRGHLAWETHLGGFVAGWVLGLLWGIPAKRRA